DNA from Campylobacter lari:
AAATTTACAAAAAGCATGCAAAGATAGAAAAGTAGTAGGGGTTGATGCAAGGGTGTTTTTAAGACAAAATGGTTCTTTGCATTGCTCTTGTCAAAACCGCTATGAAGGTCAAAGATGAATTTACAAAAAAGCGCAACTATCATTGCAAGTGTATGTGCTATTTTTTTAGCTATTATAAAATTTGCAGTAGGATTAGCTTCAGGTTCTGTTGCAGTACTTTCTAGCGCGATTGATTCTTTGCTTGATTGTGTGATTTCGGGTTTAAATTTTTTAGCTTTGAAAAAAAGCTCTCAAGGCTCTAGCAAGGAATATAATTTTGGCCTTAGTAAAATTGAAGCTTTAATGGGGCTTTTTGAAGGTCTTGTTATTAGTGGGATTGGGGTTTATATTTTTTATGAGAGTGTTTTGAAAATTCACAATCAAGAAAGTGTAGAAAAACTTGATCTTGGAATTTTTGTCATGGCTTTTGCTATGGCTGTGACTTTGTGTTTGGTGGTTTTTTTAAATTATGTTGCTAAGAAAACAAAAAGCTTGATTATAAAAGCTGATAGCTTACACTATAAAATAGACTTTTTGACTAATGCTTTAACGCTTTTAGCACTTGTGATTATAGCTTTTACAAATTATCATTTTATTGATGGATTATTTGGCATAGCTATAAGTTTATATACGATTTTTTCAGCTTTTAAAATCATTAAGGAAAGTTCTAAAATTTTATTAGATGTAGCTATTGATAAAGAACAAGTTGAAGTGATTAAACAAATCATAAGTGCAAATAAAGAAGTCAAAAGTTTTCATCATTTAAAAACTAGAAAAAGTCCTGATATGCTTTATGTTAGTGTGCATTTAGTTTTTGAACCTACAATATCACTTTTAAAAGCTCATGAGATTGGTGATGAGATTGAAGATAGCATAAGAGAACATTTTAAAGATGATTTTTGGAATATCCATATACATTTAGATCCTTATGATGATTCAGAAGAAGAAAGGAGTAAAAATGAAATTAGCGCTCATTCAGCAAGAATTTAAACAAAATAAAGAAAAAACTATAGAAAAAACATGCGAACTTATTAAACAAGCAGCAAAAGAAAAGGCTGAGCTTGTGTGTTTGCAAGAGCTTCATCAAACGCAGTATTTTTGTCAAAGTGAAAATACAAACTTTTTTGATTTGGCAAATGACTATGAAGAGGATGTTAAATTTTGGTCTAATGTAGCTAGGGAAAATAAAGTTGTTTTGGTAACTTCTTTATTTGAAAAAAGAAGTGCAGGGCTTTATCATAATACTAGTGTGGTATTTGAAAAAGATGGTTCCATAGCAGGCAAATACCGTAAAATGCATATTCCTGATGATCCTTGTTTTTATGAAAAATTTTATTTTACTCCAGGTGATTTGGGTTTTGAGCCTATACAAACAAGTGTTGGAAAGCTTGGTGTTTTAATATGCTGGGATCAATGGTATCCTGAAGCTGCTAGGTTAATGGCTTTAAAGGGAGCTCAAATTTTAATTTATCCTACTGCTATAGGTTGGTTTGATAAGGATGAAAAAGAAGAAAAACAAAGACAGCTTGAAGCTTGGATAGGCGTTCAAAGAGGTCATGCTATAGCTAATGGCTTACCTGTAGTAGCTATTAATAGAGTGGGTTTTGAAAAAGATGAAAGCGGTGTGGAAGAAGGTATAAGATTTTGGGGGAATTCTTTTGTTTTTGGGGCTCAAGGTGAAGAGCTTTTTAGGGCTGATGATAAACAAGAGCTTTGTAAAATCGTTGAAATTGATATGCAAAGATGTGAAAATGTGCGTAGATGGTGGCCATTTCTACGCGATAGACGCATAGAATATTTTCATGAATTAAATAAAAGATTTATCGACTAAAAGGAGGAAAAATGAAAAAAGTTTTAGTGCCTTTGGCAAAAGGTTTTGAAGAGGCTGAATTTATAGGTATAGCTGATGTTTTAAAAAGAGCAGGGGAGGCTAGTGGAAATTTAGAAGTTATTATTGCTTCACTAGATGATGAGCTTTTAGTACAAGGAGCTAATGGAATTTGCATAAGGGCTGATGTGAGTTTGGCTAGTGTTGATCAAGAAAATTTAGATGCAATCGCTTTGGCAGGTGGATTTGAAGGTATGATGAATTTAAAAAACAATTCACTTATCATAAAAATCATACAAGATTTACATGCTAAGAAAAAAATCGTAGCTGCTATTTGTGCTTCACCTATGGTATTGGCAAAAGCAGGGGTGATTAATGGTGAGTTTTCTTGCTATCCTGGTTGTGAAGTGGGTATTGAAGGTATAAGAGTAAATAAAGCAGTTGTAGTAAATGAAAATGTCATCACAGCAGCTGGGCCTGCTACGGCTATTTTATTTGGTTTAGAGCTTGCTAAACATTTATGCTCAGAAGAAATTTATCAAAAACTTTATGAAGGTATGCTTGTTCCTTTAACAAAATAAACCCTCGCTGATGAGGGTTTAGCTTACATTTGTTTCATAAGCTTGGTAATTTCACCCTCATGAGGAAATCTATCTACTTCACAATTAAACAAGTCTTTTTTAGAGTAAATGATTTTACCATCTACTTCTACTATAAAATGACCGCCACCTTTTTCTATGGTAGAAATTTGTGCATCTTTGAATTCATTTTGTATTTCTTCTGCAACCCTTGCAGCTTGTGGTTTGTAATTTCAAAGATTACAATAATAAATTTTTACTTCCATTTTTTACTCCTTTTTTGAAAGTAAGCTATTATACATTTTTTATGCTTGTAAGTTTTAAATTTAAGGTTTTTTTTTATAATAATAAAAAAATACAAGGAAAAATATGAGCCAATTTACACATTTGCATTTACATACAGAATATTCTTTACTTGATGGAGCAAATAAACTCAAAGAGCTAGCTAAAACGCTAAAAGCACAAGGTGCAACAAGTGTTGCTATGACTGATCATGGAAATATGTTTGGTGCTATTGATTTTTATAAAACAATGAGAGCTGAAGGAATTAAGCCTATTATAGGGCTTGAAGCATATTTACATAATCACGATGATTTAAGTGATAAAAGTTCAAGACAGCGTTTTCATCTTTGTTTATTTGCTAAAAATGAAATTGGTTATAAAAATTTGATGTATTTGAGCTCGCAAAGTTATATACATGGCTTGTATTATTACCCAAGGATTAATAAAAAGCTTTTAGAGACTCATAGTGAGGGTTTGATTTGCTCTTCTGCGTGTTTGCAAGGTGAGGTTAATTGGCATTTAAATACCAAGAATGAAAGAAATATAAAATTTGGCGCAAAGGGTTATGAGGGTGCAAAAGAAGCAGCTTTATGGTATAAAAAGGTTTTTGGAGATGATTTTTACCTTGAAATTATGCGTCATGGTATTGATGATCAAAAATTTATTGATGATTCTATCATCAAACTTGCTAAAGAGCTTGATATAAAAATTATTGCAACTAATGATACGCATTACACTTTTAAAGAAAGAGCGGCTGCTCATGAAGTATTTATGTGTATAGCCATGGGGGTTAAGCTTGATGATCCAGGGCGTTTAAGACATGAGGTGCATGAGTTTTATGTAAAAACGCCAGAGCAAATGAGCGAGCTTTTTGCTGATATTCCTGAAGCCATTGAAAATACTCAAGAAATAGCTAATAAATGCAATTTAGAATTAAAACTAGGCGATCCAACCCCACCAAATTTTAAATTTACCCGTGAATATGCAAAAAAATATAGTTTAAATCTAGCACAAGAAGATCAAGAATTTAGCTTTGATAATGATGATATAGTTTTTGAGTATCTTTGTAAAAAAGGCTTGGAAGAAAGACTTCAATTTATCGATGAGAGTAAGCACCAAGAGTATAAAGATAGGCTTGATTTAGAAATTAGTATTATTAAAAATATGAAATTTTCAGGTTATATGTTAATCGTTCATGATTTTATCGCCGCAGCTAAGGAAAAAGATATACCAGTTGGCCCAGGGCGTGGGAGTGCAGCGGGGAGTTTAGTTTCGTATTGTTTGAAAATTACAGATTTAGATCCTATACCTTATAATCTTCTTTTTGAGAGATT
Protein-coding regions in this window:
- a CDS encoding cation diffusion facilitator family transporter encodes the protein MNLQKSATIIASVCAIFLAIIKFAVGLASGSVAVLSSAIDSLLDCVISGLNFLALKKSSQGSSKEYNFGLSKIEALMGLFEGLVISGIGVYIFYESVLKIHNQESVEKLDLGIFVMAFAMAVTLCLVVFLNYVAKKTKSLIIKADSLHYKIDFLTNALTLLALVIIAFTNYHFIDGLFGIAISLYTIFSAFKIIKESSKILLDVAIDKEQVEVIKQIISANKEVKSFHHLKTRKSPDMLYVSVHLVFEPTISLLKAHEIGDEIEDSIREHFKDDFWNIHIHLDPYDDSEEERSKNEISAHSARI
- a CDS encoding N-carbamoylputrescine amidohydrolase, translating into MKLALIQQEFKQNKEKTIEKTCELIKQAAKEKAELVCLQELHQTQYFCQSENTNFFDLANDYEEDVKFWSNVARENKVVLVTSLFEKRSAGLYHNTSVVFEKDGSIAGKYRKMHIPDDPCFYEKFYFTPGDLGFEPIQTSVGKLGVLICWDQWYPEAARLMALKGAQILIYPTAIGWFDKDEKEEKQRQLEAWIGVQRGHAIANGLPVVAINRVGFEKDESGVEEGIRFWGNSFVFGAQGEELFRADDKQELCKIVEIDMQRCENVRRWWPFLRDRRIEYFHELNKRFID
- a CDS encoding DJ-1 family glyoxalase III; its protein translation is MKKVLVPLAKGFEEAEFIGIADVLKRAGEASGNLEVIIASLDDELLVQGANGICIRADVSLASVDQENLDAIALAGGFEGMMNLKNNSLIIKIIQDLHAKKKIVAAICASPMVLAKAGVINGEFSCYPGCEVGIEGIRVNKAVVVNENVITAAGPATAILFGLELAKHLCSEEIYQKLYEGMLVPLTK
- a CDS encoding SelT/SelW/SelH family (seleno)protein; this encodes MEVKIYYCNLUNYKPQAARVAEEIQNEFKDAQISTIEKGGGHFIVEVDGKIIYSKKDLFNCEVDRFPHEGEITKLMKQM